The following nucleotide sequence is from uncultured Draconibacterium sp..
GACAAATATTTCAGAAATTACTTAAAAAAAAAGGGTGTCAGGGTTTGGTTTTTTAAAACATATTTATGAATTTAGCTAAAACTTAAAAAAGTTCTCTGAAACGCTTGATTTTACTGAATGTTTGACGAATTTTAACCCTTGAAAAAGTATATAGATTCTGAATATTCGTTACAAAGTACATAGAACTAAGTTATTTATTTTCAATCACTTAATTAATTATTTAAAATTTTGCCTTATGAACAAAGCTCAATTACTTGATGCGATGGCCGAAAAAGCAGGCCTTAGTAAAGCTGATGCTAAAAAAGCTCTTGATGCATTTGTAGGTGCTACTACAGACGCACTTAAAGCTGGAGACCGTGTTGCACTTATTGGATTCGGTTCTTTCTCTGTTACAGAACGTGGTGCCAGAACTGGTAGAAATCCTCAAACAGGAAAAGAAATTACAATTCCAGCTAAAAAAGTTGTTAAATTTAAAGCTGGTGCTGAATTAGCAGATGCTGTATCGTAACGAAATACGAGTAGGTAAAAAAACTGAATAAAGGGAAGCCAAATGCTTCCCTTTTTCTTTTAACAACATCAAACTAGAACGTATATGGACAAGAAACTGCTTGAATACCTTTCCAGCTACCTTACACCTCAGCGATTGGAGCTTTTTGAAAAAGTAATAAATAGGCGCACCAGGCACCTTACTGTTGTTTTGGAAGATATTTATCAGAAACAAAATGCAAGTGCAGTTTTGCGCACCTGCGATTGTTTTGGTATTCAGGATGTACATATTATTGAAGACCGCAACGAATTTCAGGTTAACCGCGAAATTGCCATGGGAGCCTCAAAATGGTTGTCGATGCACAAGTACAATAGCAAAGAACATAATGCTCTTGATGCAATACAAACCCTAAAAAAGAAAGGCTACCGCATTGTTGCCACCACCCCGCACAATAACGACCTCGAATTACAGGATTTTGATATTGCCAAAGGAAAAACGGCACTGGTATTCGGATCGGAACTACCGGGAATAACAGAAACAATTATGCAGGAAGCCGATGAATTTCTGAAAATCCCGATGTATGGTTTTACCGAAAGTTTTAATATATCTGTTTCTGCGGCAATCATATTGCACCATCTTACAATGAAAATGCGAGATAGTAAAGACCTGAACTGGCAATTGAGTGCTGAAGAAAAGGATGAACTTAAAATGGAATGGATACGAAAAACCTTTAAACGAAGTGAACTAATCGAGAAACGTTATTGGGAGGAGAACAAAAAGAAATAGTCACTGGCGTTTAAAAATAGACAGGTGATGAATATTCTCGACTATTCTATAATCTAAAAGCTGGCAGAGAATGATGAATTTCGATTAACGATTCTTGAATTACGATTTTTAGGAAAGCACAAATAATTCGAGTGTAATGTACTTCTTCATTCTTCAATCATCATTCAACATTCATAATTCAATAAAACTACCCTGCTCTTTTTGATTTTTCCCAGTTTACCGACTGACGGCCTTTTGCGTAACGAACAATACCCAGAATAGACGCATAATTAATCATTACAAAATAGTAGGGAACAAAAAGTGCCTTCATCCGCACCTTTCTGTTTTCGAAATACCAGCCAAATGCGGCGGCGATGTAACACAAAACCTGCAGATACAGAACTGTCGCATATAAATTAGCTACAGTCCAATTGTTAGAATTTACCACCAACAACAGATTAATAATAAATAAAAGGAATAGAGCGGGCGGAGCAAAAGCCCAACGCAAAACTTTGTGCGAAAAATACTGCCAGCTCAAAAGGCCATCTCTAAATGGATTGAGCAGTCCTTTCAACCGCATGATAGTTTGAATTCCCCCGGCAGCAATTCGAACTTTACGTTTCAACTCTTCTTTTACATTCAACGAAGCGGTTTCCTCGGCATAAGCATTTGGTGCATACGCAATTTTATATCCCCGTTGGGCAATACGCAACGAAATAATAAAATCATCAAGCAAAGTATCGGTTTCCACCTCCTCAAAAAGTTCGGTTCGTATGGCAAACAGTTCTCCAACTGCGCCAACTGCCGAATTCAACTCCCAGTCTTTACGCTTTATCCACGATTCCATTTTCCAATACAAACCTTCACCAGCACCAGCTGCAGCTTCTTCGTCTTTTTGCACAATACGCTTCTCCCCTGCCACACAACCAACTTCCGGATTGCTGAAACACTTTACAATCTCGCGAATGGATTGTTTTCCAAGTACTGTATTCGAGTCGGAAAAGATCACAATAGGTGCTTTTACAAATTTCATCCCCCGGTTCATGGCATGCATTTTCCCTCGTCGTTCCGGTTGATGATAAACTTCCAGCTCTTTTACTTGCTCTAACATTTCAGGGCTCCCGTCATCCGAGCCATCAGTTACCCACACATATTGAATTTTTTCTTTGGGATAATCAAGTGAAAAAGCGTTGTTTACTTTCTGACCAATGTAGTCCTTCTCGTTAAATGCTGTTACAAACAAACAAACTTCGGGCTCGTAACTATCACTTTCCAATGAAATCTGACGTTGGCCAAACACCTTTTTCAGGCCCACAAACACCCACAACACAAGCGCATACCCGAAATAAGTATAGAACAATATGAATAATAATACCCAGAATAAAAGGTTTAGGATCATTTAATGTATTGTTTGTAAAATCCGATTAGCTCTTTCGATATCGCTAAATTATTAAAATTCTGCTGGATAAAAAGAGTGGCATTCCTTCCAATGCGCTCAAAACTGTCACGATCTTCAATCAAGCCGGTAACAGCTTCAACAAAGCCGGTTGCATCGTTAGCCAGTAAAATATTTTCACCATCGGTAACATCAATTCCTTCTGCACCTATCGATGTTGACACGATACTTTTTCCAAGCGCCATCCCTTCAATAATTTTTATACGCATACCGCTTCCGGAAAACAGTGGAACAATCATAATTGCTTTCGAATTCATAAACAGGTAAGCATCGGCAATTTCTCCTTCAAAAATAACACCATCAACATTTAATTTGTCGATTAACCACGGTGGTGCATTTCTTCCGGCTACGTGAAAACTCAAATCGGGATATCGGGAGTGAATCTGCTTCCAGCAGTTTTCAATAAACCACAAAATACCTTCCTGATTGGGCGCCCACTCTAACGATCCCAGGTGAAATAGCGATGGGAATTCCAAACCGGATGAATCCTGGACAACAACCGATGAATCAATTCCGGTTTGAGAAACGTGTTTGTCTTTCACATTACCCAACGAATCCAGCATCTCGCCGTCTCGGGCAGTTATCGGAACTAAAATATCGTACGAGTTTAACAATCTGGCCTCGAACCGTTTTATCCTTTTTGAAAGATTTTGGAGGTATAATTTTTTCACTCCGCGTGAAAGTTTTGCCGCCCTTTCCCAAATCTCAAATTCAATATTATGAGCGCGATAAACCACCGTTGCATTGGAACACTTTCGTATTAACGGAATGTATGGACAAACATAAAGTCCCTCTAACTGAATAATATCAAACTTATTTTCGGATAACAGTTCTGCCAGCACATCATTAAAGTTCTCATCGATAAAACGAACAGCATTGTATGGTTTTCGCGAAAAGAATAGATTTATCAAAGCGGCAAACGCATTTATTTTAGCCGGAACATCTACCAACTTAAATGTTGCCAATTGATTTATTTCATCGGGCAATTCATCCGGATGAACATGATGTTTCAAAGTGTTCATCGCCAGCACGGTTACCTTACATCCCAGCTGTGCAAATCCTTTTGTTAAATTCATACAGGCAATGGCCCCACCATCCCTGGCTGGAAACGGAACCTTATTTGTTACCTGCAAAATGTTCATTCGGGCTTAGTCGTTTGATTTCTTTTTCTTGAAAAACCGTTCGAGCCCCAGACGGGCGAAAAACTTTGTATAAGCTTCGGCTGTCATGATAGCCGAGTCGGTAGCTGCTTTATAGGTTAACCAAACGCCAATGGGCAGAAAAATATACGACGAAAACCACATTCCGTTAAACATTGCCCAAACATCCTCTCGGGCAGTTTTTTCGCCACTCATGGAAACAATGTAATACAAGATAAACAGGAAAATAGACACAACCACCGGCATCCCCAATCCTCCTTTTCGGATAATTGCGCCTAAAGGTGCCCCAATAAAAAAGAATATGAGCACGGCAATCGACAGCGTAAACTTCCGGTGTCGCTCCATACGGTATTTATTCAGGGTTTTCTTTTTATTATAAAGCTGCCCCTGAAACATATTAACCTGTTGCATATTGCTTCGGGCCTTATCTAGTGCACTTTTGGCGATATCGGCTTGCACCCACTTATCAAGACCTGAATAATAAGTATCAAAATCAAATATCGAATCGGCTTTTACTTCCTCAATATCCCGTTTCAACGAATCGGCTTTTGCAGTCAAATTATACATTCTCCGCGTAATTGTCGGGTTTATATTTATCTGCATCATATAATTGCGTAAGCGGCCGTAATATTCATCCGTTAAACTATCATCGGCAGTCACCAACTGATCAATAGTAAGCATGCGGTATTGATTTTTAAAAATGCTTTCGTCGCGGCGGTTAAATTCAAAATCCCGGACTTTTACCCTGATCGTTTGTTCCTCAAAACGGTTACGTTGATAAGGATACGTTTCTTTTTTACCACGGTTTTGCGATTTCTGCTCCTGGTAAGTTACACCGCTAAACAAATTCATCACCATGTACCTTTTATCCTCCGTAATTCGCAATAATCCCGAGTCGGCAACTGTAACACTTTCGTTGGGTTTATTTTTCGTATGATCGTAAATCAGCAGGTCATACAGCATTTTTGTATCGTTATCACGTTTACCAACTTTAATGCTATAACCATCCATTTCATTTGTAAAAACACCTTCCTGCAAAACCAGTTCGGGCCGTTGTTTTTTTACACTATATAAAAGCGTTGAGAATTTCAGGTTTGTTTTCGGAAGAATATTATTGGAAAAATAAAAAGCAATTCCGGTAATTAGTATTGCAATAACTATTAATGGCCGCATAATTCTAAAAAGCGAAATCCCGGAAGCTTTCATTGCTACCAGCTCGTAATTTTCGCCTAGTGCCCCAAAAGTCATAATTGATGCCAGTAGCATGGCCAGCGGGAAAGCCAGTGGCAGCAAAGCAAACGATGCATAAAACATCATTTCGCCCAACACTTTAAAATCGAGCCCTTTACCAACGAGGTCGTCTACGTACTTCCACAGGAACTGCATAAGCAGCACGAAAACCACAATAAAAAAGGTCATAAAAAATGGCCCTAGAAAAGATTTTATAACAAAAAGGTGCAGACGTTTCATGTACTTTCTTTCATTCTGGAAACGCTTACAAAACTAAGTTATTTTAGGAATTAGTAAAGTAAAAAAGGTTAAGAAACGTTATTGACGCCGGAATACAACTTTCAATAGTTGGGGATAAACGATTTATGAACCTAATACATGTTTCAAATCAGCAACTTGCGAATTCCACAAACCACGGGTTTCATCAACTTCATCTTCTTCAGCGAAATCTGTTATCAAAAGAGAAACGTCGTTGGTAAGCTCATCGCGCGTGATCTTAAATTCAAAGTACGTATCCTCATCTTCATCTACCCAGCTAAACCGAACCAAACGATTTTCTTTATGAAGTATCATCTCTGCAGTTTGCTCCGATCCGTCCCAAATAAAAGTATACCTTTTCCCCCGAACGCGAACATCGTCGGCAAACCACTCAGTTAACCCGGAAGCATTGCTTAGTCTGTTATAGAGTACCTTAGGAGAACAATTGATTAAGTATTCCAGGTTGATTTTTACTTTACTAGTCATAAGTTTGATTTTTGGCAATATAATTAATAAGAATGTAACTTACAACTAGTTAAAATCGGCTAAAGAAATTTATTTCGAAAAATTACATAAATGGTTAGCGGGAATAAAAAGAAATACTATATTTGCACCGCATTTTTGAAAAAGAAATGGCGAGGTAGCTCAGCTGGTTAGAGCGCGTGATTCATAATCACGAGGTCGGCGGTTCAAGCCCGCCTCTCGCTACAAAAACAAGAGGAGTTTGGTTATTACCAGGCTCCTTTTTCGTTTTAATTGCTTAGCTAAATTCAGTTCATTTTTCTTAAAACGAAAGGGAATAACTCAAAGAAAAGAGCCATCAAGTAGATGCTCTTTTTTGATAACACCAATTTTCGCAGGTGAAGACTAACTATATATTAAATAGGTTGTAGTTTCAGAAAAAAGGGTAGAACATTTATGGACGCTTTTTTGAAGATGATTGATAATTTTACAAACCCCTAAACACTAAACCAATCAAGATACATAGTCCTACCCTTATAATTTATCTTTTAAATTTACTTGTTACAAGTTACAAAATAAACATATAAATACCTAGTGGTATTTTTTTTTTGCGAGCTTAATATTTCGTTGAGCTTTTTTCGAAATTATTCTGAATAGATCAGCTACCATTTTTCCGGTAGGATGGGTCGCACAAAACAGTAATCAGTTTCAAAAAAGCGATGTCGGTTTTGAGTATGGGCATGCCTTTAATAAAGATATACAACGATATAAATCAAAACCAAAAAATCTCACTTCCACTTTGAACTGCCATGTCTGAACGAATTAATTATCTTTGGGCAATTTTTGTACAGAATGATATCGATAGATAAAATAAATCTCAGTTTTGGCGGCTTCGAACTGTTTAAAGAAATTAGTTTTCTGGTTAATCCAAAAGACAGAATTGGACTGATTGGTAAAAACGGTGCCGGAAAAAGTACGCTGCTAAAAATTATTACAGG
It contains:
- a CDS encoding HU family DNA-binding protein, whose amino-acid sequence is MNKAQLLDAMAEKAGLSKADAKKALDAFVGATTDALKAGDRVALIGFGSFSVTERGARTGRNPQTGKEITIPAKKVVKFKAGAELADAVS
- a CDS encoding RNA methyltransferase, with the protein product MDKKLLEYLSSYLTPQRLELFEKVINRRTRHLTVVLEDIYQKQNASAVLRTCDCFGIQDVHIIEDRNEFQVNREIAMGASKWLSMHKYNSKEHNALDAIQTLKKKGYRIVATTPHNNDLELQDFDIAKGKTALVFGSELPGITETIMQEADEFLKIPMYGFTESFNISVSAAIILHHLTMKMRDSKDLNWQLSAEEKDELKMEWIRKTFKRSELIEKRYWEENKKK
- a CDS encoding glycosyltransferase family 2 protein → MILNLLFWVLLFILFYTYFGYALVLWVFVGLKKVFGQRQISLESDSYEPEVCLFVTAFNEKDYIGQKVNNAFSLDYPKEKIQYVWVTDGSDDGSPEMLEQVKELEVYHQPERRGKMHAMNRGMKFVKAPIVIFSDSNTVLGKQSIREIVKCFSNPEVGCVAGEKRIVQKDEEAAAGAGEGLYWKMESWIKRKDWELNSAVGAVGELFAIRTELFEEVETDTLLDDFIISLRIAQRGYKIAYAPNAYAEETASLNVKEELKRKVRIAAGGIQTIMRLKGLLNPFRDGLLSWQYFSHKVLRWAFAPPALFLLFIINLLLVVNSNNWTVANLYATVLYLQVLCYIAAAFGWYFENRKVRMKALFVPYYFVMINYASILGIVRYAKGRQSVNWEKSKRAG
- a CDS encoding glycosyltransferase family 4 protein, producing the protein MNILQVTNKVPFPARDGGAIACMNLTKGFAQLGCKVTVLAMNTLKHHVHPDELPDEINQLATFKLVDVPAKINAFAALINLFFSRKPYNAVRFIDENFNDVLAELLSENKFDIIQLEGLYVCPYIPLIRKCSNATVVYRAHNIEFEIWERAAKLSRGVKKLYLQNLSKRIKRFEARLLNSYDILVPITARDGEMLDSLGNVKDKHVSQTGIDSSVVVQDSSGLEFPSLFHLGSLEWAPNQEGILWFIENCWKQIHSRYPDLSFHVAGRNAPPWLIDKLNVDGVIFEGEIADAYLFMNSKAIMIVPLFSGSGMRIKIIEGMALGKSIVSTSIGAEGIDVTDGENILLANDATGFVEAVTGLIEDRDSFERIGRNATLFIQQNFNNLAISKELIGFYKQYIK
- a CDS encoding LptF/LptG family permease: MKRLHLFVIKSFLGPFFMTFFIVVFVLLMQFLWKYVDDLVGKGLDFKVLGEMMFYASFALLPLAFPLAMLLASIMTFGALGENYELVAMKASGISLFRIMRPLIVIAILITGIAFYFSNNILPKTNLKFSTLLYSVKKQRPELVLQEGVFTNEMDGYSIKVGKRDNDTKMLYDLLIYDHTKNKPNESVTVADSGLLRITEDKRYMVMNLFSGVTYQEQKSQNRGKKETYPYQRNRFEEQTIRVKVRDFEFNRRDESIFKNQYRMLTIDQLVTADDSLTDEYYGRLRNYMMQININPTITRRMYNLTAKADSLKRDIEEVKADSIFDFDTYYSGLDKWVQADIAKSALDKARSNMQQVNMFQGQLYNKKKTLNKYRMERHRKFTLSIAVLIFFFIGAPLGAIIRKGGLGMPVVVSIFLFILYYIVSMSGEKTAREDVWAMFNGMWFSSYIFLPIGVWLTYKAATDSAIMTAEAYTKFFARLGLERFFKKKKSND
- a CDS encoding START-like domain-containing protein; the protein is MTSKVKINLEYLINCSPKVLYNRLSNASGLTEWFADDVRVRGKRYTFIWDGSEQTAEMILHKENRLVRFSWVDEDEDTYFEFKITRDELTNDVSLLITDFAEEDEVDETRGLWNSQVADLKHVLGS